In Mangifera indica cultivar Alphonso unplaced genomic scaffold, CATAS_Mindica_2.1 Un_0023, whole genome shotgun sequence, one genomic interval encodes:
- the LOC123206076 gene encoding cilia- and flagella-associated protein 251-like: MGACASFPKGLKGKDIINAPAPEHAKEESVNGVAVEEVKTEDKKNDDETQQHSSDSSPNEVDEEKKTSEEEVEINPKENDENSKEAPITPKKIEEDKEKEEKEEKEVKEEKEKEQDDH, translated from the exons ATGGGTGCTTGTGCTAGTTTTCCAAAGGGCTTGAAAGGCAAAGATATTATTAATGCACCAGCACCCGAGCATGCTAAGGAGGAATCCGTTAACGGTGTCGCTGTTGAGGAGGTCAAAACCGAAGACAAAAAGAATGATGATGAGACCCAACAACATTCTTCCGACTCTTCACCCAATGAG GTTGACGAGGAGAAAAAAACAAGCGAGGAAGAAGTTGAGATAAATCCAAAGGAAAATGACGAAAACAGTAAGGAAGCACCTATTACACCAAAGAAGATTGAAgaagacaaagagaaagaggaaaaggaagagaaagaagtgaaggaagaaaaagagaaagagcaAGACGATCACTGA
- the LOC123206078 gene encoding tubby-like F-box protein 8 — MSFRSIVRDVRDSIGSLSRRSFNVRLSGHHRGKSHASLNDLHDQSDVIQNSRWASLPAELLFDVIKRLEESESSWPARKHVVACAAVCRSWRAMCKEIVKSPEFCGKLTFPVSLKQPGPRDGTIQCFIKRDKSNLTYHLFLCLSPALLVENGKFLLSAKRTHRTTYTEYVISMDADNFSRSSSTYIGKLRSNFLGTKFIIYDTQPPYSSANIPPPGRTSRRFYSKKVSPKLPTGRYNVAQIAYELNVLGTRGPRRMHCSMHSVPASALEAGGTVPGQQELLPRSLEDSFRSISFSKSLDHSVEFSSARFSEIHDDDDGKMRPLILKNKAPRWHEQLQCWCLNFRGRVTVASVKNFQLVAATQPAVAAPTPSQPAPVDHDKIILQFGKVGKDMFTMDYRYPLSAFQAFAICLSSFDTKLACE; from the exons ATGTCTTTCCGTAGCATAGTTCGTGATGTAAGAGATAGTATTGGGAGCTTGTCTAGACGAAGTTTCAACGTGAGGTTGAGTGGACATCATAGAGGGAAATCACATGCTTCGTTAAATGATTTACATGACCAGTCTGATGTAATTCAGAATAGTCGTTGGGCTAGTCTTCCCGCAGAACTGCTTTTTGATGTTATCAAGAGGCTGGAGGAGAGTGAGAGTTCTTGGCCTGCTCGAAAGCATGTTGTTGCATGTGCTGCAGTTTGCCGGTCTTGGAGAGCTATGTGCAAAGAAATTGTTAAAAGTCCAGAGTTCTGTGGGAAGCTTACTTTCCCAGTTTCCCTGAAGCAG CCTGGGCCACGTGATGGAACCATTCAATGCTTCATTAAAAGGGATAAATCTAATTTAACATATCACCTCTTTTTGTGTCTTAGTCCTG CCTTGTTAGTCGAAAATGGGAAATTTCTTCTTTCTGCAAAAAGGACCCATCGAACTACTTACACAGAGTATGTAATCTCAATGGATGCCGACAACTTTTCAAGGTCAAGCAGTACTTATATTGGAAAATTGAG ATCAAATTTCCTTGGGacaaaattcataatatatgaCACGCAGCCACCATATTCCTCTGCTAATATCCCTCCTCCTGGGCGTACAAGTCGTAGATTTTATTCCAAAAAGGTTTCCCCAAAACTCCCAACTGGAAGATATAATGTAGCCCAGATCGCATATGAGCTAAATGTGCTTGGAACCCGTGGCCCACGAAGGATGCATTGCAGCATGCACTCAGTTCCAGCCTCAGCACTTGAGGCTGGTGGCACTGTACCTGGACAGCAAGAGCTTCTTCCTCGCTCTCTTGAGGACTCATTTCGGAGCATCTCCTTCTCAAAGTCTCTTGACCACTCAGTTGAATTTAGTAGTGCACGATTTTCTGAGAtccatgatgatgatgatggaaaAATGAGGCCCCTGATTCTCAAAAACAAGGCCCCAAGATGGCATGAACAACTGCAGTGTTGGTGTCTGAATTTTAGGGGAAGAGTCACTGTTGCATCTGTTAAGAATTTTCAGTTGGTTGCCGCTACACAGCCGGCTGTGGCTGCACCCACTCCATCACAACCAGCTCCAGTGGACCATGATAAGATAATTCTGCAGTTTGGTAAAGTTGGAAAAGACATGTTCACCATGGATTATCGTTATCCCCTCTCAGCGTTTCAGGCGTTTGCTATATGCTTGAGCAGCTTTGACACTAAACTTGCTTGTGAATAG